A window from Drosophila subobscura isolate 14011-0131.10 chromosome O, UCBerk_Dsub_1.0, whole genome shotgun sequence encodes these proteins:
- the LOC117898249 gene encoding elongation of very long chain fatty acids protein F, with product MFDILNAPPVDPFRAPLLDCHWPTLTILAVYLLFVLKVGRKLMENREPFDLRGIIKVYNLVQILYNGIMLVGSLHFMLNAYDLKCITNLPLDHEWKNTERWLTYSYFMNKLLDLLDTIFFVLRKKHGHLTFLHIFHHAFMPYFCLLYIRLHGHGGHGFFLCFFNVAVHVVMYTYYYISSVRKDAQANIWFKKYITIVQLTQFFIILVHCIYTLRQPNCNASRTVPVYGGLVALTFIILFLNFYIKAYIMPKKKASERKMK from the exons ATGTTTGATATCTTGAACGCTCCACCGGTTGATCCCTTTCGGGCGCCACTGTTGGACTGCCACTGGCCCACCCTGACCATACTTGCCGTCTACCTGCTCTTTGTGCTGAAGGTGGGCAGGAAGCTGATGGAGAATCGAGAGCCATTCGATCTGCGCGGCATCATCAAAGTCTACAACCTTGTGCAAATACTGTACAACGGCATAATGCTTGTGGGC AGCCTGCATTTTATGCTGAACGCCTACGACCTCAAATGCATTACCAACCTGCCACTGGATCACGAGTGGAAGAACACAGAGCGATGGCTGACCTACTCGTACTTCATGAACAAGCTACTGGATCTGCTGGACACCATATTCTTCGTGCTGCGCAAGAAGCATGGGCACTTAACATTCCTGCACATCTTCCATCACGCCTTCATGCCGTACTTCTGCTTGCTGTACATCCGTTTACATGGACACGGTGGCCATGGCTTCTTCCTCTGCTTCTTCAACGTCGCCGTGCACGTTGTAATGTACACCTACTACTACATATCATCCGTACGCAAGGATGCCCAAGCTAATATCTGGTTCAAGAAGTACATCACCATCGTTCAGCTCACCCAGTTTTTCATCATACTCGTTCACTGCATCTACACCCTGCGCCAGCCCAACTGCAATGCATCCCGTACGGTACCAGTTTATGGCGGCCTCGTCGCATTAACATTCATCATTCTGTTCCTTAATTTCTACATAAAGGCCTACATAATGCCCAAGAAGAAGGCGTCCGAGcgaaaaatgaaatga